One segment of Alnus glutinosa chromosome 2, dhAlnGlut1.1, whole genome shotgun sequence DNA contains the following:
- the LOC133861837 gene encoding glycosylinositol phosphorylceramide mannosyl transferase 1-like isoform X2, which yields MSNHIGIRDNDASAERNGGLYSPAKEKAANRGAYSSRSPLLIRRARQLLGAAKVKTLLGLCFLFFVVLATLRLPSFMGWNPHYPSSVSSSSRGGYTILMNTWKRNTLLKQSVAHYASCSGTDAIHVVWSESDPPSENLKAYLKKIVFSKSQTAHKTNFKFDINEEDDLNNRFKPIEELRTDAVFSVDDDVIVPCSTLDFAFTVWQSAPFSMVGFVPRMHWLDKANGDAYYKYGGWWSVWWMGTYSMVLSKAAFFHRRYLDLYSHMMPSSIHDYISRERNCEDIAMSLLVANATSAPPIWVKGKIYEIGSSGISSLQGHSKRRNKCLNDFISLFGTMPLVSTHVKAVDSRHEWFW from the exons ATGTCCAACCACATCGGGATCCGAGACAATGACGCCTCCGCCGAGCGAAACGGCGGCTTGTACTCGCCGGCGAAGGAGAAAGCCGCGAACAGAGGCGCGTACAGCAGCCGCTCTCCGCTTCTCATTCGCCGGGCTCGCCAGCTGCTCGGCGCCGCCAAGGTAAAGACCCTTCTGGGTCTTTGTTTCCTCTTCTTCGTCGTTCTGGCCACCTTAAGGCTTCCTTCCTTCATGGGTTGGAACCCTCACTACCCTTCTTcagtctcttcttcttctag GGGTGGCTACACAATACTTATGAACACTTGGAAACGAAACACTCTTCTGAAGCAATCTGTTGCTCACTACGCATCCTGTAGTGGGACTGATGCGATACATGTGGTATGGAGTGAGAGTGATCCGCCTTCAGAGAATCTGAAAGCCTATCTTAAGAAGATTGTGTTTTCCAAGTCTCAGACAGCTCACAAAACCAACTTTAAGTTTGACATAAATGAAGAAGACGATTTGAACAACAGGTTTAAGCCAATCGAGGAGCTCAGAACGGATGCAGTTTTCTCAGTTGATGATGATGTTATCGTGCCCTGTTCAACATTAGATTTTGCTTTCACCGTCTGGCAAAGTGCTCCTTTCTCAATGGTGGGATTTGTTCCTCGCATGCACTGGCTGGATAAGGCG aaTGGTGATGCATATTACAAATATGGAGGATGGTGGTCAGTTTGGTGGATGGGCACTTATAGTATGGTTCTCTCCAAAGCTGCATTCTTTCACAGGAGGTACTTGGATCTGTATTCTCACATGATGCCCTCATCTATTCATGATTATATATCAAGGGAGAG AAATTGTGAAGATATTGCAATGTCACTGCTTGTTGCCAATGCCACCAGCGCTCCTCCGATATGGGTGAAAg GGAAGATCTATGAGATTGGATCATCAGGCATAAGCAGTCTGCAAGGGCACAGCAAGAGGAGAAACAAATGCCTCAATGATTTCATTTCCCTCTTTGGTACCATGCCTCTTGTATCAACCCATGTTAAAGCAGTAGATTCTAGGCATGAATGGTTCTGGTAG
- the LOC133861837 gene encoding glycosylinositol phosphorylceramide mannosyl transferase 1-like isoform X3: protein MTPPPSETAACTRRRRRKPRTEARTAAALRFSFAGLASCSAPPRGGYTILMNTWKRNTLLKQSVAHYASCSGTDAIHVVWSESDPPSENLKAYLKKIVFSKSQTAHKTNFKFDINEEDDLNNRFKPIEELRTDAVFSVDDDVIVPCSTLDFAFTVWQSAPFSMVGFVPRMHWLDKAKNGDAYYKYGGWWSVWWMGTYSMVLSKAAFFHRRYLDLYSHMMPSSIHDYISRERNCEDIAMSLLVANATSAPPIWVKGKIYEIGSSGISSLQGHSKRRNKCLNDFISLFGTMPLVSTHVKAVDSRHEWFW, encoded by the exons ATGACGCCTCCGCCGAGCGAAACGGCGGCTTGTACTCGCCGGCGAAGGAGAAAGCCGCGAACAGAGGCGCGTACAGCAGCCGCTCTCCGCTTCTCATTCGCCGGGCTCGCCAGCTGCTCGGCGCCGCCAAG GGGTGGCTACACAATACTTATGAACACTTGGAAACGAAACACTCTTCTGAAGCAATCTGTTGCTCACTACGCATCCTGTAGTGGGACTGATGCGATACATGTGGTATGGAGTGAGAGTGATCCGCCTTCAGAGAATCTGAAAGCCTATCTTAAGAAGATTGTGTTTTCCAAGTCTCAGACAGCTCACAAAACCAACTTTAAGTTTGACATAAATGAAGAAGACGATTTGAACAACAGGTTTAAGCCAATCGAGGAGCTCAGAACGGATGCAGTTTTCTCAGTTGATGATGATGTTATCGTGCCCTGTTCAACATTAGATTTTGCTTTCACCGTCTGGCAAAGTGCTCCTTTCTCAATGGTGGGATTTGTTCCTCGCATGCACTGGCTGGATAAGGCG aagaaTGGTGATGCATATTACAAATATGGAGGATGGTGGTCAGTTTGGTGGATGGGCACTTATAGTATGGTTCTCTCCAAAGCTGCATTCTTTCACAGGAGGTACTTGGATCTGTATTCTCACATGATGCCCTCATCTATTCATGATTATATATCAAGGGAGAG AAATTGTGAAGATATTGCAATGTCACTGCTTGTTGCCAATGCCACCAGCGCTCCTCCGATATGGGTGAAAg GGAAGATCTATGAGATTGGATCATCAGGCATAAGCAGTCTGCAAGGGCACAGCAAGAGGAGAAACAAATGCCTCAATGATTTCATTTCCCTCTTTGGTACCATGCCTCTTGTATCAACCCATGTTAAAGCAGTAGATTCTAGGCATGAATGGTTCTGGTAG
- the LOC133861837 gene encoding glycosylinositol phosphorylceramide mannosyl transferase 1-like isoform X1 has product MSNHIGIRDNDASAERNGGLYSPAKEKAANRGAYSSRSPLLIRRARQLLGAAKVKTLLGLCFLFFVVLATLRLPSFMGWNPHYPSSVSSSSRGGYTILMNTWKRNTLLKQSVAHYASCSGTDAIHVVWSESDPPSENLKAYLKKIVFSKSQTAHKTNFKFDINEEDDLNNRFKPIEELRTDAVFSVDDDVIVPCSTLDFAFTVWQSAPFSMVGFVPRMHWLDKAKNGDAYYKYGGWWSVWWMGTYSMVLSKAAFFHRRYLDLYSHMMPSSIHDYISRERNCEDIAMSLLVANATSAPPIWVKGKIYEIGSSGISSLQGHSKRRNKCLNDFISLFGTMPLVSTHVKAVDSRHEWFW; this is encoded by the exons ATGTCCAACCACATCGGGATCCGAGACAATGACGCCTCCGCCGAGCGAAACGGCGGCTTGTACTCGCCGGCGAAGGAGAAAGCCGCGAACAGAGGCGCGTACAGCAGCCGCTCTCCGCTTCTCATTCGCCGGGCTCGCCAGCTGCTCGGCGCCGCCAAGGTAAAGACCCTTCTGGGTCTTTGTTTCCTCTTCTTCGTCGTTCTGGCCACCTTAAGGCTTCCTTCCTTCATGGGTTGGAACCCTCACTACCCTTCTTcagtctcttcttcttctag GGGTGGCTACACAATACTTATGAACACTTGGAAACGAAACACTCTTCTGAAGCAATCTGTTGCTCACTACGCATCCTGTAGTGGGACTGATGCGATACATGTGGTATGGAGTGAGAGTGATCCGCCTTCAGAGAATCTGAAAGCCTATCTTAAGAAGATTGTGTTTTCCAAGTCTCAGACAGCTCACAAAACCAACTTTAAGTTTGACATAAATGAAGAAGACGATTTGAACAACAGGTTTAAGCCAATCGAGGAGCTCAGAACGGATGCAGTTTTCTCAGTTGATGATGATGTTATCGTGCCCTGTTCAACATTAGATTTTGCTTTCACCGTCTGGCAAAGTGCTCCTTTCTCAATGGTGGGATTTGTTCCTCGCATGCACTGGCTGGATAAGGCG aagaaTGGTGATGCATATTACAAATATGGAGGATGGTGGTCAGTTTGGTGGATGGGCACTTATAGTATGGTTCTCTCCAAAGCTGCATTCTTTCACAGGAGGTACTTGGATCTGTATTCTCACATGATGCCCTCATCTATTCATGATTATATATCAAGGGAGAG AAATTGTGAAGATATTGCAATGTCACTGCTTGTTGCCAATGCCACCAGCGCTCCTCCGATATGGGTGAAAg GGAAGATCTATGAGATTGGATCATCAGGCATAAGCAGTCTGCAAGGGCACAGCAAGAGGAGAAACAAATGCCTCAATGATTTCATTTCCCTCTTTGGTACCATGCCTCTTGTATCAACCCATGTTAAAGCAGTAGATTCTAGGCATGAATGGTTCTGGTAG
- the LOC133861916 gene encoding 3-ketoacyl-CoA synthase 5-like — protein MESLKKLSHDPLLDSTLPSSVLSKHLRSTFMELLRFSTLILVTSIEASFIFQNGKSIDLHFHFHFLFLSCFILKHLLSKAPPVYLVDFSCLKPPSFCRVPFSSFIENTSMIEAFDSESVSFMAKVLTSSGLSDETCLPPALHYLPPKTNQQESIKEVHMLLFPVMEDLLSKTRLSPSDIDILIVNCSGFCPSPSLSSIIINKYSMRSDIKSYNLSGMGCTASLIGIQMAQSLLKIHRNSNAVVLSTEILSTGWYSGNERPKLLLNCLFRMGSAAILLSNRKEAKKSSKYKLFRTLRTQRASDDKAYLAAFREEDSKGNLGFTLKRDLLQVVGETLRSNITVLGSSIFPLSKKVWPTVSILRKKFIDNSSEVYVPNFKSVIQHFCLPTSGRQLIREIGKGLKLGDREMEPALMTLQRFGNQSSSSLWYELGYLEAKERVEKGDKVWQLGMGSGIKCCSVVWECLRPAVGESKRGAWADCIARYPIVAVDQGI, from the coding sequence ATGGAGTCTTTGAAGAAGCTCAGCCATGACCCTCTGCTCGATTCCACCCTCCCTTCCAGTGTCCTCTCAAAGCATCTACGTTCAACTTTCATGGAGCTTCTAAGATTTTCCACTCTCATACTTGTAACATCCATCGAAGCATccttcatttttcaaaatgggAAATCTATTGATCTCCACTTCCACTTCCACTTCCTCTTCCTCTCTTGTTTCATCCTCAAACACCTCCTCTCAAAAGCTCCGCCAGTTTATCTAGTTGACTTTTCATGTCTCAAACCGCCAAGCTTCTGCAGAGTCCCCTTCTCCTCCTTCATTGAAAACACTTCCATGATTGAAGCCTTCGACTCTGAAAGCGTCTCTTTCATGGCTAAAGTCCTCACTTCTTCAGGACTAAGTGACGAAACCTGTTTGCCCCCTGCTTTACACTATCTCCCACCGAAAACCAATCAACAAGAATCTATCAAAGAGGTCCATATGCTGCTCTTCCCCGTCATGGAAGACCTTCTGTCAAAAACTAGACTCTCTCCTAGTGACATAGATATTCTTATAGTAAACTGTAGTGGATTTTGCCCCTCTCCATCGCTCTCTTCCATTATCATAAACAAATACTCCATGAGAAGTGATATCAAGAGCTATAATCTCTCCGGCATGGGGTGCACCGCAAGCCTTATCGGCATTCAAATGGCTCAAAGTCTTCTGAAAATTCACAGAAACTCTAATGCTGTTGTTCTCAGCACTGAAATCTTGTCTACCGGTTGGTATTCAGGCAATGAGCGGCCCAAGTTGCTCCTCAACTGCCTCTTCAGAATGGGCAGTGCGGCCATTTTGCTTTCCAatagaaaagaagcaaaaaagtCTTCAAAGTACAAGCTTTTTCGAACGCTGAGGACCCAAAGAGCCTCTGATGACAAGGCTTATCTTGCAGCATTTCGAGAGGAGGACTCCAAGGGAAACCTTGGGTTTACACTAAAGCGAGATTTACTACAAGTTGTCGGAGAAACGCTCAGATCGAACATCACTGTTCTTGGTTCCTCAATCTTCCCCTTGTCGAAGAAAGTTTGGCCTACTGTCtcaattttaaggaaaaaattcaTAGACAATTCTAGCGAAGTCTACGTGCCAAATTTTAAGAGTGTGATACAGCATTTTTGCTTGCCAACTTCAGGGAGACAATTGATAAGAGAGATAGGGAAAGGGTTAAAGCTTGGAGACAGAGAGATGGAGCCTGCATTGATGACACTACAGAGGTTTGGGAACCAGTCATCTTCCTCGTTGTGGTATGAGTTAGGTTACTTGGAAGCCAAGGAAAGAGTGGAGAAGGGTGACAAGGTTTGGCAACTAGGTATGGGGAGTGGGATCAAGTGCTGTAGTGTGGTTTGGGAGTGTCTAAGGCCCGCCGTTGGGGAGTCCAAGAGAGGCGCATGGGCGGATTGTATTGCTCGGTATCCGATCGTGGCCGTTGATCAAGGAATTTAA
- the LOC133859564 gene encoding alpha-L-fucosidase 1-like: MSSLWCSLWINTLCLLFKFAVSRRELVPTPPLPVLPLPAFSQLKWQQRELIMFLHFGVNTFTDSEWGTGHENPAIFDPVGLDANQWVSAAVDAGISLVILTAKHHDGFCLWPSKYTRHSVASSPWKNGNGDVVQELVDAAKARGIDVGLYLSPWDRHDRRYGRDLPYNEYYLAQLQELLHKYGSVREIWFDGAKGSNAPNMSYYFTDWFAMVKELQASINIFSDAGPDVRWVGDEKGSAGSTCWSTVNRTALSIGNATIVDYLNTGDPKGTDWLPPECDVSIRAGWFWHKSESPKKLSELLEIYYNSVGRNCLLLLNVPPNSNGLISESDVHRLREFRAAIDTIFSTNLAENCFIKASSQRGGKGGGFGPENVLDGDHLWTYWVPRDESEEEHWIEIRGVGEGLTFNVIRIQEAIGLGQRIKRHEIYVDGKCVAKGTTVGYKRLHRLQGGMVEGQVVRIRIRESKGVPLISSIGLHLDPFWHPKGQQLT; this comes from the exons ATGTCTAGCCTGTGGTGCTCGTTGTGGATAAACACACTATGTCTACTGTTCAAATTTGCGGTTTCAAGGCGTGAACTTGTACCAACACCGCCATTGCCAGTTCTTCCACTTCCAGCATTTTCCCAGTTGAAATGGCAGCAAAGGGAGCTCATAATGTTCCTCCACTTCGGAGTTAACACGTTCACCGACTCCGAATGGGGCACCGGGCACGAAAACCCGGCTATATTCGACCCCGTTGGGCTCGACGCAAACCAGTGGGTAAGCGCGGCTGTGGATGCAGGAATTTCTCTGGTTATCCTGACTGCAAAACACCATGATGGGTTTTGCCTGTGGCCTTCCAAGTACACTCGCCATTCTGTTGCCAGTAGCCCTTGGAAAAATGGCAACGGCGACGTCGTTCAAGAGCTTGTCGATGCGGCCAAGGCCCGTGGCATCGACGTGGGGCTCTACCTCTCACCGTGGGATCGGCACGATCGGAGATATGGCCGTGATTTGCCGTACAATGAATACTACTTGGCCCAACTACAAGAGCTACTCCACAA GTATGGTAGTGTTAGGGAAATTTGGTTCGATGGAGCGAAGGGTTCCAATGCACCAAACATGTCGTATTACTTTACGGATTGGTTCGCTATGGTGAAGGAGTTACAGGCTTCCATTAACATATTTTCCGACGCCGGTCCGGACGTCAGGTGGGTTGGAGACGAGAAAGGGTCTGCCGGGAGCACGTGCTGGTCCACGGTTAATCGGACCGCGCTATCAATCGGAAATGCAACCATTGTTGA CTATCTTAACACTGGCGATCCGAAAGGGACAGACTGGCTGCCTCCTGAATGCGACGTTTCGATCCGTGCCGGATGGTTTTGGCATAAGTCAGAGTCCCCAAAGAAGCTAAGTGAGCTACTGGAGATATACTATAATTCTGTGGGGCGAAATTGTTTGCTACTACTAAACGTGCCCCCTAATTCAAATGGCCTTATTTCTGAATCCGATGTCCATAGATTAAGAGAATTCAGGGCTGCAATTGACACGATTTTTTCCACCAATTTGGCTGAAAATTGCTTTATAAAAGCTAGCAGCCAAAGAGGGGGCAAAGGGGGCGGTTTCGGGCCTGAAAATGTGCTCGACGGTGACCATCTATGGACGTATTGGGTACCAAGGGATGAGAGTGAAGAGGAGCATTGGATTGAAATTAGAGGGGTCGGTGAAGGGCTGACATTTAATGTGATTAGGATTCAAGAAGCGATCGGACTCGGTCAGAGAATCAAACGGCACGAAATTTACGTGGATGGTAAGTGCGTCGCCAAAGGGACCACAGTGGGTTACAAGAGGCTTCACAGGCTTCAGGGAGGCATGGTGGAGGGCCAAGTTGTGAGGATAAGAATTAGGGAATCAAAGGGAGTGCCATTGATCTCTTCCATTGGCCTGCATCTTGACCCCTTCTGGCACCCAAAAGGGCAGCAATTAACCTAA